The following nucleotide sequence is from Trifolium pratense cultivar HEN17-A07 linkage group LG2, ARS_RC_1.1, whole genome shotgun sequence.
AGGTTTGCATTTGTAACCTTCTCACTGTATAGGTGCTTGAATCTGCAAAATTGCTAGAAACTGTGGTAATGTTAGTTgatcatataaaaatttagacatTTCCCTCCTGCTCCACCTCTCTTTCTTTCCCCTGTGTTCCCACTCAAACACGTTCAGGATATGCCCGACACAACAAAAATAGAGGAACAAAATTAATCACCTTAACAGAAATCATTTCCAACTTAACTGAAGATTAGTAAAGACACACCGGTGAAAACAATATACTCCAAAACCGACATTTTAAAAATGAGGATGTCTGGTTCTATTACATGACAATGTATAAACAAATAGGAGCACCATGACACAATATCTCACTACTACCTATAAGTTCTGGTTACTGATTTTGAAAGAGTAAAAATAGATATTGTTGGCTGGAATGTCACAGCACGTGACTAATCAAAACAATACAATACGAAGCAAAACAGAGAACCGATCagttattaatttcattatcaaAGTTACGACGGCCATTCTTTAAGTAACAATGTTACCTAAAAAATTTGAGGACCAGACATGCCATTTTTGCACACACAAATTTGTGTGAAGTAGAAGGTCGAGTGAGCTTCACAAATAACATGGATTGTTTTCTGCGATTATACAGTTCCAACATCATTATCATCCGTCTAATTCCCACCAAGCACCTTTGTCATCCTTGTagtcatcatcaacatcatcgaAGATATCTTCAATATCATCATCTCCAGATGTTTCACCAACTGCATCATCCAGGTTGAGTTTCTTTTTATCCACGTCATGATTGTATGTCCACTCCAACCTTTTCAATATATCACGATCTTTCCAATTTTCCACAACGGATACATCCTCCTTCTTATCCTCCCCCGTCAAAATTTCCTCCCAAGAAAAGGCAGTATCAGCAGTCCTTTTCAAGACCCCGTCACTACTAATATCCCCAATAACAACAGTCTTGAGACACCGTAGTTTTGCCTCCTTTATTACATCAACAAAATCAGAATCATCGGAAACAAGAACCACACACTCAACCCGCCTATGATCCATCATATCCACCATATGCTTTTGCAACGCAATATCTGCAGCTTGTGGCTTATCCAACACAGTTTGAACCCAAAACCCTGCCCGTTTCAGCTCATCTGCCAAACCATACCCAACTTTGGGAGTCAAAACAGCACTCGCAGCCTTTTTATACTTTTCCATTTTCATAGAATACTTACCCACCAATTTCACCTTCCTACTCCCTCTAGCCGACTCTATCTGATTCACTCTTTTTGCATTCTCACGCTGATGCAGTTGCTTGAAATGATTAACAAGCTTTTCATTAGTATAAAATTTTCTCCCACAAACACAACAAACATGAGGCTCATTACGCTTGATAACACCCTTATCCTCCAAACCAAACAACATTTTCCGCTCTTTCCTCATCTCCCGAACAACATGAGGGACATAGTTAAACGTGTGGCTATTCGCATAAGCAACCATATACCGAACAACACCGAACGAAGCTGCAGCTAGTCTCAGCTTATTAGCAACTTGATAAGGTGGAATTGAATTGGGTGGCTTGTTATCCAAATCCCAGAAAATCCCCACTCTACATAGCATCTCATTTGGTGACAAGTTCGGGTTATTATCAAAATTCCGGCTACTACCCCTAGAGCCAGAATGACAGTGTCTGAAGGCACCATATGTTTTGCAGCTTGTTGTAGGTTCTATTGTGTAGAAGATTCTACGAAATTTGaggattgaaattgaaaccaTAAATAACAAGTAGGTTTTCTGTTCTTCTACAAATCAAATATCCTCCGAAGAAAATAACTGAATCCAATCAAGTTTCATAGAATACAGAATGCTAATTTAACTAAACATTGATTAAAAGCACTGCAAGCAATAAAGGCATTTGGTACTTAAGAACATGtcttacttacttacttacttacttacttacaGGGAGGGTTTTATTTCTTCATTATGATTTGAAGGAAATAGAAAAAGATGGAGAGAAAGGAAGGACCTCGCCTGCAACGGTAGTTTTGG
It contains:
- the LOC123908087 gene encoding uncharacterized protein LOC123908087 — its product is MVSISILKFRRIFYTIEPTTSCKTYGAFRHCHSGSRGSSRNFDNNPNLSPNEMLCRVGIFWDLDNKPPNSIPPYQVANKLRLAAASFGVVRYMVAYANSHTFNYVPHVVREMRKERKMLFGLEDKGVIKRNEPHVCCVCGRKFYTNEKLVNHFKQLHQRENAKRVNQIESARGSRKVKLVGKYSMKMEKYKKAASAVLTPKVGYGLADELKRAGFWVQTVLDKPQAADIALQKHMVDMMDHRRVECVVLVSDDSDFVDVIKEAKLRCLKTVVIGDISSDGVLKRTADTAFSWEEILTGEDKKEDVSVVENWKDRDILKRLEWTYNHDVDKKKLNLDDAVGETSGDDDIEDIFDDVDDDYKDDKGAWWELDG